A genomic window from Hippocampus zosterae strain Florida chromosome 13, ASM2543408v3, whole genome shotgun sequence includes:
- the wipf2a gene encoding WAS/WASL-interacting protein family member 2 isoform X1, which translates to MPPPPPPPPPGPPPPPTFHEANTAPPKLSSSEAKGRGALLSDIHKGARLKKVGVVNDRSAPVIEKSGGGGGGGGGGPMGMGGLFQGGVPKLRPAGDGSSGGSVGRSALRPPGSRPSAPRPPSGRSASPSPPEHQRSHRPSLPDITRPHNAGGSSSPGGGMKHSTSAPPPPPPFSRGGRGNAPPAPNLKLSAPSSSAQKPLPPTPNRGPAPSAALKNALSSGRPPAAGGSSAPPPPPPYRMHTSLSNGPAQTDGGGAPELPQRHNSLTKKHTAQGRNHAPPPPPSSSSSPSPQGGRPPPPAREPPGRRAAPQAPLSNTRNGNRDAPPPPPPYRGQSSEPAGRGARPPPPSSSSSSSSSSLSTRTPAGPPPPPPPIRNGHSSISTPSKSILDDFESKFNFHPMEDLPPPEEYRHFNKVYPSKSGKGILRGAPPAPPVGR; encoded by the exons atgcccccgccccctcctccgccccctcccggtcccccgcctcccccgacCTTCCATGAG GCCAACACCGCCCCTCCCAAGCTGAGCTCGTCCGAGGCCAAAGGCAGGGGAGCCCTGCTGTCCGACATCCACAAGGGAGCCAGGCTGAAGAAAGTGGGCGTGGTCAATGACCGCAGCGCCCCCGTCATCGAAA aatctggaggaggaggaggaggaggaggaggaggtccaatggggatgggggggcttTTCCAAGGAGGCGTGCCGAAGCTACGACCAGCTGGAG ACGGTTCATCGGGCGGCTCGGTGGGCAGGTCCGCCCTGAGGCCGCCGGGGTCCCGGCCATCGGCGCCCCGCCCGCCGTCGGGCCGCTCGGCGTCGCCGTCTCCGCCGGAGCACCAGCGCTCCCACCGGCCCTCCTTGCCCGACATCACCCGCCCCCACAACGCCGGCGGCTCCTCTTCTCCGGGCGGCGGCATGAAGCACAGCACGTCGGCCCCCCCGCCTCCGCCGCCCTTCAGCCGGGGCGGCCGCGGCAACGCTCCGCCGGCGCCCAACCTGAAGCTGTCGGCGCCCTCCTCCTCGGCTCAGAAGCCCCTGCCGCCCACGCCCAACCGAGGTCCCGCTCCTTCCGCCGCCCTCAAGAACGCCCTGTCTTCCGGCCGACCGCCCGCCGCCGGCGGGTCCTCGgcgccgccccctcccccgccctacAGGATGCACACGTCGCTCTCCAACGGGCCGGCCCAGACGGATGGAGGCGGCGCCCCGGAGCTGCCGCAGAGGCACAACTCTCTGACCAAGAAGCACACGGCGCAGGGGCGCAACcacgccccgcccccgccgccctcctcctcctcctcgccgtcCCCGCAGGGCGGTCGGCCGCCGCCTCCCGCCAGGGAGCCTCCGGGGCGCAGAGCAG CCCCCCAGGCGCCGCTCTCCAACACCCGCAACGGCAACCGCGACGCCcctccaccgccgccgccgtacCGCGGCCAGAGCTCAGAGCCAGCGGGCCGGGGGgccaggccgccgccgccctcctcctcctcctcgtcttcctcctcgtccttgTCCACCCGCACCCCCGCCggacctccgccgccgcccccgcccatTCGCAACGGACACTCCTCGATCTCGACGCCCTCAAAGTCCATCTTGG ATGATTTTGAATCCAAGTTCAACTTCCACCCCATGGAGGACCTGCCGCCTCCTGAGGAGTATCGCCATTTCAACAAGGTCTACCCCAGCAAGAGTGGCAAGG GCATTTTGCGAGGAGCCCCCCCTGCTCCTCCAGTGGGAAGGTGA
- the wipf2a gene encoding WAS/WASL-interacting protein family member 2 isoform X3, with the protein MPPPPPPPPPGPPPPPTFHEANTAPPKLSSSEAKGRGALLSDIHKGARLKKVGVVNDRSAPVIERGGGGGGGPMGMGGLFQGGVPKLRPAGDGSSGGSVGRSALRPPGSRPSAPRPPSGRSASPSPPEHQRSHRPSLPDITRPHNAGGSSSPGGGMKHSTSAPPPPPPFSRGGRGNAPPAPNLKLSAPSSSAQKPLPPTPNRGPAPSAALKNALSSGRPPAAGGSSAPPPPPPYRMHTSLSNGPAQTDGGGAPELPQRHNSLTKKHTAQGRNHAPPPPPSSSSSPSPQGGRPPPPAREPPGRRAAPQAPLSNTRNGNRDAPPPPPPYRGQSSEPAGRGARPPPPSSSSSSSSSSLSTRTPAGPPPPPPPIRNGHSSISTPSKSILDDFESKFNFHPMEDLPPPEEYRHFNKVYPSKSGKGILRGAPPAPPVGR; encoded by the exons atgcccccgccccctcctccgccccctcccggtcccccgcctcccccgacCTTCCATGAG GCCAACACCGCCCCTCCCAAGCTGAGCTCGTCCGAGGCCAAAGGCAGGGGAGCCCTGCTGTCCGACATCCACAAGGGAGCCAGGCTGAAGAAAGTGGGCGTGGTCAATGACCGCAGCGCCCCCGTCATCGAAA gaggaggaggaggaggaggaggtccaatggggatgggggggcttTTCCAAGGAGGCGTGCCGAAGCTACGACCAGCTGGAG ACGGTTCATCGGGCGGCTCGGTGGGCAGGTCCGCCCTGAGGCCGCCGGGGTCCCGGCCATCGGCGCCCCGCCCGCCGTCGGGCCGCTCGGCGTCGCCGTCTCCGCCGGAGCACCAGCGCTCCCACCGGCCCTCCTTGCCCGACATCACCCGCCCCCACAACGCCGGCGGCTCCTCTTCTCCGGGCGGCGGCATGAAGCACAGCACGTCGGCCCCCCCGCCTCCGCCGCCCTTCAGCCGGGGCGGCCGCGGCAACGCTCCGCCGGCGCCCAACCTGAAGCTGTCGGCGCCCTCCTCCTCGGCTCAGAAGCCCCTGCCGCCCACGCCCAACCGAGGTCCCGCTCCTTCCGCCGCCCTCAAGAACGCCCTGTCTTCCGGCCGACCGCCCGCCGCCGGCGGGTCCTCGgcgccgccccctcccccgccctacAGGATGCACACGTCGCTCTCCAACGGGCCGGCCCAGACGGATGGAGGCGGCGCCCCGGAGCTGCCGCAGAGGCACAACTCTCTGACCAAGAAGCACACGGCGCAGGGGCGCAACcacgccccgcccccgccgccctcctcctcctcctcgccgtcCCCGCAGGGCGGTCGGCCGCCGCCTCCCGCCAGGGAGCCTCCGGGGCGCAGAGCAG CCCCCCAGGCGCCGCTCTCCAACACCCGCAACGGCAACCGCGACGCCcctccaccgccgccgccgtacCGCGGCCAGAGCTCAGAGCCAGCGGGCCGGGGGgccaggccgccgccgccctcctcctcctcctcgtcttcctcctcgtccttgTCCACCCGCACCCCCGCCggacctccgccgccgcccccgcccatTCGCAACGGACACTCCTCGATCTCGACGCCCTCAAAGTCCATCTTGG ATGATTTTGAATCCAAGTTCAACTTCCACCCCATGGAGGACCTGCCGCCTCCTGAGGAGTATCGCCATTTCAACAAGGTCTACCCCAGCAAGAGTGGCAAGG GCATTTTGCGAGGAGCCCCCCCTGCTCCTCCAGTGGGAAGGTGA
- the wipf2a gene encoding WAS/WASL-interacting protein family member 2 isoform X2, with the protein MPPPPPPPPPGPPPPPTFHEANTAPPKLSSSEAKGRGALLSDIHKGARLKKVGVVNDRSAPVIERGGGGGGGGPMGMGGLFQGGVPKLRPAGDGSSGGSVGRSALRPPGSRPSAPRPPSGRSASPSPPEHQRSHRPSLPDITRPHNAGGSSSPGGGMKHSTSAPPPPPPFSRGGRGNAPPAPNLKLSAPSSSAQKPLPPTPNRGPAPSAALKNALSSGRPPAAGGSSAPPPPPPYRMHTSLSNGPAQTDGGGAPELPQRHNSLTKKHTAQGRNHAPPPPPSSSSSPSPQGGRPPPPAREPPGRRAAPQAPLSNTRNGNRDAPPPPPPYRGQSSEPAGRGARPPPPSSSSSSSSSSLSTRTPAGPPPPPPPIRNGHSSISTPSKSILDDFESKFNFHPMEDLPPPEEYRHFNKVYPSKSGKGILRGAPPAPPVGR; encoded by the exons atgcccccgccccctcctccgccccctcccggtcccccgcctcccccgacCTTCCATGAG GCCAACACCGCCCCTCCCAAGCTGAGCTCGTCCGAGGCCAAAGGCAGGGGAGCCCTGCTGTCCGACATCCACAAGGGAGCCAGGCTGAAGAAAGTGGGCGTGGTCAATGACCGCAGCGCCCCCGTCATCGAAA gaggaggaggaggaggaggaggaggtccaatggggatgggggggcttTTCCAAGGAGGCGTGCCGAAGCTACGACCAGCTGGAG ACGGTTCATCGGGCGGCTCGGTGGGCAGGTCCGCCCTGAGGCCGCCGGGGTCCCGGCCATCGGCGCCCCGCCCGCCGTCGGGCCGCTCGGCGTCGCCGTCTCCGCCGGAGCACCAGCGCTCCCACCGGCCCTCCTTGCCCGACATCACCCGCCCCCACAACGCCGGCGGCTCCTCTTCTCCGGGCGGCGGCATGAAGCACAGCACGTCGGCCCCCCCGCCTCCGCCGCCCTTCAGCCGGGGCGGCCGCGGCAACGCTCCGCCGGCGCCCAACCTGAAGCTGTCGGCGCCCTCCTCCTCGGCTCAGAAGCCCCTGCCGCCCACGCCCAACCGAGGTCCCGCTCCTTCCGCCGCCCTCAAGAACGCCCTGTCTTCCGGCCGACCGCCCGCCGCCGGCGGGTCCTCGgcgccgccccctcccccgccctacAGGATGCACACGTCGCTCTCCAACGGGCCGGCCCAGACGGATGGAGGCGGCGCCCCGGAGCTGCCGCAGAGGCACAACTCTCTGACCAAGAAGCACACGGCGCAGGGGCGCAACcacgccccgcccccgccgccctcctcctcctcctcgccgtcCCCGCAGGGCGGTCGGCCGCCGCCTCCCGCCAGGGAGCCTCCGGGGCGCAGAGCAG CCCCCCAGGCGCCGCTCTCCAACACCCGCAACGGCAACCGCGACGCCcctccaccgccgccgccgtacCGCGGCCAGAGCTCAGAGCCAGCGGGCCGGGGGgccaggccgccgccgccctcctcctcctcctcgtcttcctcctcgtccttgTCCACCCGCACCCCCGCCggacctccgccgccgcccccgcccatTCGCAACGGACACTCCTCGATCTCGACGCCCTCAAAGTCCATCTTGG ATGATTTTGAATCCAAGTTCAACTTCCACCCCATGGAGGACCTGCCGCCTCCTGAGGAGTATCGCCATTTCAACAAGGTCTACCCCAGCAAGAGTGGCAAGG GCATTTTGCGAGGAGCCCCCCCTGCTCCTCCAGTGGGAAGGTGA
- the mrpl21 gene encoding 39S ribosomal protein L21, mitochondrial, translating to MALMATLRRTWRLLPSGPWVITPAAACSQSSVSGHLVPLTSLSRPPWPETRPVPEEEQRRQHAALTSAVNRLIEQDDFGRLFAVVHFAGRQWKVTDEDLILLENHVEAACGDRLRLEKVLLVGAQHFTLVGRPLLAKELVRVEATVLEKTQSWPKVHMRFWKRHRFQRKKIIVQPQTVLRINSVRLAPALT from the exons ATGGCGCTGATGGCGACCCTGCGGAGGACATGGCGTCTGTTGCCATCGGGACCCTGGGTCATTACTCCCGCCGCCGCCTGCTCACAGAGCTCCGTTAGTGGCCACTTGGTGCCTCTGACCTCGCTGTCCAGACCTCCGTGGCCGGAGACTAGGCCGGTGCCGGAGGAGGAACAGCGGCGGCAGCACGCCGCCCTGACGAGCGCCGTCAACCGTCTGATCGAGCAAGACGACTTCGGCCGCCTCTTCGCCGTCGTGCACTTCGCTGGCCGCCAGTGGAAG GTGACAGACGAGGACCTGATCCTGCTGGAGAACCACGTGGAGGCGGCGTGCGGCGATCGCCTACGTCTGGAGAAGGTGCTGCTAGTGGGGGCGCAGCACTTCACCCTGGTGGGCCGGCCGCTACTGGCCAAGGAGCTGGTGCGCGTGGAAGCCACAGTGCTGGAGAAGACGCAGTCGTGGCCTAAAGTACACATGCGCTTCTGGAAGCGCCACCGCTTCCAGCGCAAGAAAATCATCGTGCAGCCGCAGACCGTGCTCAGAATCAACAGTGTGCGGCTGGCGCCGGCGCTCACGTGA
- the c13h6orf120 gene encoding UPF0669 protein C6orf120 homolog has translation MTPPRFAAIVVLLLLRCPPCRPEDAEWVLLHVVRGQVGAGNYSYLRLNHDGAVVLQMLSVTGDADLYVSDATLRPSFDAYKLQSATCGRDAVVVPAEFARPVGVAVYGHPSHRRSDFEMRVYRDPVAPLDPFAAGAPADDARKSEADATDRRDFDDEDSMFWTNLIRLIEIIVEILF, from the coding sequence ATGACGCCGCCTCGCTTCGCCGCCATCGttgtcctgctgctgctgcgctgCCCGCCGTGCCGGCCGGAGGACGCCGAGTGGGTCCTGCTCCATGTGGTGCGGGGCCAGGTGGGCGCCGGCAACTACAGCTACCTGCGGCTCAACCACGACGGGGCCGTGGTCCTGCAGATGTTGAGCGTGACGGGCGATGCCGACCTGTACGTGTCGGACGCCACGCTGAGGCCCAGTTTCGACGCCTACAAGCTGCAGTCGGCCACCTGCGGGCGCGACGCCGTGGTCGTGCCCGCCGAGTTCGCGCGGCCTGTGGGCGTCGCCGTCTACGGGCACCCGTCGCACCGCCGCAGCGACTTTGAGATGAGGGTCTATCGAGACCCCGTCGCTCCATTAGACCCTTTTGCCGCGGGCGCCCCGGCCGATGACGCCCGCAAATCGGAGGCGGACGCCACCGACCGCCGAGACTTTGATGACGAGGACTCCATGTTCTGGACCAATCTCATCAGACTTATAGAAATCATCGTAGAAATTCTCTTTTGA
- the npepps gene encoding puromycin-sensitive aminopeptidase, producing MSLLLSRTLAQSSLLVQRLGGRRAPGVLLRAPIKVRQLVADIPTVRTAAQCSAAMAKRRPFERLPTDVYPVNYGLRLQPDLVNFTFGGKLQAMVEVTQATNQIVMNCADIDIITASFAPQGGDEIDATGFNYQNEDEKVTLSFPCALKKGSGVLKIKFAGELNDKMKGFYRSKYTNTAGETCYAAVTQFEATDARRAFPCWDEPAIKATFDITLIVPKDCVALSNMSVVERQPYPSEEGLVEITFGTTPIMSTYLVAFVIGEFDFVESQSSDGVLVRVYTPVGKAEQGRFALEVATKTLPFYKDYFSVPYPLPKIDLIAIADFAAGAMENWGLVTYRETALLIDPKNSCASSRQWVALVVGHELAHQWFGNLVTMEWWTHLWLNEGFASWIEYLCVDHCFPEYDIWTQFVSADYTRALDLDALDSSHPIEVNVGHPSEVDEIFDAISYSKGASVIRMLHNYIGDEDFRKGMNAYLLKFQHKNASTEDLWECLEQASGKPIATVMNSWTKQMGFPIIAVKQEQHGDDRVLNISQKKFCASGPQNGENSSYWMVPISICTSKDPTCSKLQVLLDKPQTSVTLPGVSPEQWVKINPGTVGFYRIQYSSAMLQSLLPAIRDLSLLPVDRLSLQNDLFSLARAGVISTVEVLRLMEAFVNEPNYTVWSDLSCNLGVLSSLLSHTDFHEEIQEFIRDLFTPIGLRLGWDCKAGEGHLDALLRGLVLGKLGKAGHKPTLEEARRRFKEHVDGKHVLPADLRSPVYLTVLKHGDGSTLDTMLRLHKQADMQEEKNRIERVLGAISAPELIQRVLAFALSEEVRPQDTVSVIGGVAGSSKQGRKAAWKFVKDNWEELHNHYQGGFLLSRLIKLTVDGFAIDKMATEVKSFFESHPTPAVERTVLQCCENILLNAAWLKRDADDIHQYLMQRKAPPI from the exons ATGTCGCTCCTCCTGAGCCGCACGCTCGCGCAGTCCTCTCTGCTGGTGCAAAGACTCGGCGGCCGACGAGCGCCCGGTGTCCTCTTGCGTGCACCAATAAAAGTCCGACAACTCGTTGCAGATATTCCGACGGTGAGAACGGCCGCTCAGTGTTCAGCAGCCATGGCCAAAAGGAGGCCCTTCGAGCGGTTACCCACGGATGTGTACCCCGTCAACTACGGACTCCGTCTGCAGCCCGACCTCGTCAACTTCACGTTCGGCGGCAAGCTGCAGGCTATGGTGGAG GTGACGCAAGCCACCAATCAGATTGTGATGAACTGCGCCGACATCGACATCATCACAGCCTCCTTCGCGCCTCAGGGAGGAGACG AAATTGACGCCACTGGATTCAACTATCAAAACGAGGACGAGAAGGTGACCTTGTCCTTTCCTTGCGCTCTGAAGAAAG GTTCCGGTGTGCTGAAGATCAAGTTTGCGGGCGAGctgaatgacaaaatgaaaggtTTCTACAGAAGTAAATACACCAACACCGCAGGAGAGACCTGCTACGCTGCCGTCACACAATTCGAG GCCACGGACGCCCGCCGAGCGTTCCCCTGCTGGGACGAGCCGGCCATCAAAGCCACCTTTGACATCACGCTGATCGTCCCCAAGGACTGCGTCGCTTTGTCAAACATG AGCGTCGTCGAGCGCCAGCCGTACCCAAGCGAGGAAGGCCTGGTGGAGATCACGTTTGGCACCACGCCCATCATGTCCACCTACCTGGTGGCCTTTGTCATCGGCGAGTTCGACTTTGTGGAGAGTCAGTCGTCGGACGGCGTGCTGGTGCGCGTCTACACGCCGGTGGGGAAGGCTGAGCAGGGTCGCTTTGCGCTGGAG GTGGCAACAAAGACGTTACCTTTCTACAAAGACTACTTCAGTGTTCCGTATCCGTTGCCGAAGATTGATCTCATCGCCATAGCCGACTTTGCTGCTG GTGCCATGGAAAACTGGGGCCTTGTTACTTACAG GGAGACGGCGCTGCTCATCGACCCCAAGAACTCCTGCGCGTCTTCCCGGCAGTGGGTGGCGCTGGTGGTCGGTCACGAACTGGCCCACCAGTGGTTTGGAAACTTGGTCACCATG GAGTGGTGGACCCACCTGTGGCTCAATGAGGGCTTTGCGTCATGGATCGAGTACCTGTGCGTGGACCACTGCTTCCCGGAGTACGACATCTGGACGCAGTTTGTGTCGGCCGACTACACGCGGGCTCTGGACCTGGACGCGCTGGACAGCAGCCATCCCATCGAG GTCAACGTGGGCCATCCGTCCGAAGTGGACGAAATCTTTGACGCCATCTCTTACAGCAAAGGCGCCTCGGTCATCCGAATGTTGCACAACTACATTGGAGACGAG GACTTTAGGAAAGGAATGAACGCCTATTTGTTGAAGTTCCAGCACAAAAATGCCTCGACAG AGGACCTGTGGGAATGTTTGGAGCAAGCTAGCGGCAAACCCATCGCCACAGTGATGAACTCGTGGACCAAACAGATGGGCTTCCCCATTATCGCAGTCAAACAGGAGCAG CACGGTGACGACCGCGTCCTCAATATCTCTCAGAAGAAGTTCTGCGCAAGCGGACCGCAGAATG GTGAGAATAGTTCCTACTGGATGGTACCCATCAGCATCTGTACCAGCAAGGACCCCACCTGCAGCAAACTCCAGGTTCTACTGGACAAACCCCAGACCAGCGTCACCCTGCCAGGCGTCAGCCCCGAGCAGTGGGTCAAG ATCAATCCCGGCACGGTGGGTTTCTACCGCATCCAGTACAGCTCGGCCATGCTGcagagcctgctgcccgccatcaGAGACCTCAGCCTGCTGCCGGTGGACCGCCTCAGCCTTCAGAACGACCTCTTCTCCCTG GCCCGCGCGGGCGTGATCAGCACGGTGGAGGTGCTGCGTCTGATGGAGGCCTTCGTCAACGAGCCCAACTACACGGTGTGGAGCGACCTCAGCTGCAACCTGGGAGTCCTGTCTTCGCTGCTGTCCCACACCGACTTCCACGAGGAAATCCAGGAGTTCATCCGAGACCTTTTCACGCCCATCGGCCTCCGCCTGGGCTGGGACTGCAAGGCCGGAGAAG GCCACCTGGACGCCCTGCTGAGGGGCCTGGTTCTCGGCAAGTTGGGCAAGGCGGGACACAAACCCACCTTGGAGGAGGCCCGGAGGAGATTCAAGGAGCACGTGGACGGCAAACACGTTCTGCCGGCGGACCTCAGGAGCCCG GTGTATTTAACGGTGCTGAAGCACGGCGACGGCAGCACGTTAGACACCATGCTCAGG CTCCACAAGCAGGCGGACATGCAGGAAGAAAAGAATCGCATCGAGCGAGTGCTCGGCGCCATCTCGGCGCCGGAGCTCATCCAGAGGGTGCTCGCCTTTGCCCTCTCG GAAGAGGTGCGTCCTCAGGACACGGTGTCGGTGATAGGCGGCGTGGCCGGCAGCAGCAAACAAGGCCGCAAAGCCGCCTGGAAGTTTGTGAAGGACAACTGGGAGGAGCTTCACAACCACTACCAGGGCGGCTTCCTTTTGTCGCGCCTCATCAAG CTGACAGTGGACGGCTTCGCCATCGACAAAATGGCCACAGAAGTCAAG AGTTTCTTCGAGAGTCACCCGACGCCGGCGGTGGAGCGCACAGTGCTGCAGTGCTGCGAGAACATCCTGCTCAACGCCGCCTGGCTCAAGCGTGACGCCGACGACATCCACCAGTATCTGATGCAGCGCAAGGCGCCCCCCATTTGA